Proteins from a genomic interval of Phycisphaerae bacterium:
- the recO gene encoding DNA repair protein RecO yields the protein MHVVNDQAIVIRRLDYSETSQVLVFLTRRHGLHRLLAKGVKRSTKTKFTPGIDLLERGDLSYRPCLRTEGGLGTVSEWRQTEPYLALRGEIRRWYAAQYAADITAAMCEEADPHPDVFDGLDALLAGLAGGNEALPLTAAFQCGLLQSVGLWPDLGRCVICDRPAPAGRGAYYAAHQGGLVCRRCLPTQAGTRLVAASVLTALREQRFDGPEARGVVELLDHAFVQAMGRTTSVRHVTG from the coding sequence ATGCACGTCGTCAATGACCAGGCCATCGTCATCCGTCGGCTCGACTACTCCGAGACCAGCCAGGTTCTCGTGTTCCTGACCCGCCGTCACGGGCTGCATCGTCTGCTGGCCAAGGGCGTCAAGCGAAGCACCAAAACCAAGTTCACCCCCGGTATCGACCTCCTCGAGCGCGGCGACCTGTCCTATCGACCTTGCCTGCGGACGGAAGGCGGTCTGGGTACGGTCAGCGAGTGGCGGCAGACCGAGCCCTACCTGGCACTTCGGGGCGAAATCAGGCGATGGTACGCGGCCCAGTATGCGGCCGACATCACGGCCGCCATGTGCGAGGAAGCGGATCCCCACCCGGACGTCTTCGACGGCCTGGACGCCCTGCTCGCCGGCCTGGCCGGAGGCAACGAGGCTCTGCCGCTGACGGCTGCTTTCCAGTGTGGGCTGCTCCAGTCCGTCGGACTATGGCCGGACCTCGGTCGCTGCGTGATCTGTGACCGGCCGGCCCCTGCCGGTCGAGGCGCCTACTACGCCGCCCATCAGGGAGGGCTGGTCTGTCGGCGGTGCCTGCCGACCCAGGCGGGCACGCGGCTGGTCGCGGCGTCCGTCCTTACCGCTCTCCGGGAACAACGATTCGACGGGCCCGAGGCACGCGGCGTCGTCGAACTCCTCGATCACGCCTTTGTCCAGGCCATGGGGCGGACGACTTCGGTGCGGCATGTCACCGGGTAG
- a CDS encoding undecaprenyl-diphosphate phosphatase → MTDVLRAVVLGVVEGLTEFLPVSSTGHMILVEPLLGIPEKDPFWSGTFDVFIQIGAILAVAALFWTRLWKLTFEQADAVRRRHAPVALSLARPGPLLGLLKAFVQEHILGKILVAFLPAVIIGMLTADFIEAHMKTTFVVACALVVGGVAILLIEYLVRNSKITDAASVTLTTAFLVGVAQCLAMIFPGTSRSAATIMGALLLGLSSSAAAEFSFFLAIPTMFAAGGYSLLKHINEIDSSQLLTLAVGFAVSFIVAWLVVKVFMRFIQTHRFTSFAIYRIILGIVVLGYFFVERGRG, encoded by the coding sequence ATGACTGATGTTCTGCGAGCAGTGGTGTTGGGTGTCGTGGAGGGCTTGACCGAGTTCCTGCCGGTGTCGAGTACCGGACACATGATCCTGGTGGAGCCGCTCCTGGGGATTCCGGAGAAGGACCCTTTCTGGAGCGGCACCTTCGATGTCTTCATCCAGATCGGGGCCATCCTCGCGGTCGCGGCGCTGTTCTGGACCCGCCTGTGGAAGCTAACCTTCGAGCAGGCCGACGCGGTCCGTCGAAGGCACGCCCCGGTCGCCCTCTCGCTGGCCAGGCCGGGGCCGTTGCTCGGACTTCTCAAGGCGTTCGTTCAGGAGCACATCCTGGGCAAGATCCTCGTGGCCTTTCTCCCTGCCGTGATCATCGGCATGCTCACCGCGGACTTCATCGAGGCTCACATGAAGACGACCTTCGTGGTCGCTTGCGCCCTGGTGGTCGGCGGGGTCGCCATCCTCCTCATCGAGTATCTCGTCCGCAACTCGAAGATCACGGATGCTGCCTCGGTCACGCTCACGACCGCCTTCCTGGTCGGCGTCGCCCAATGTCTGGCAATGATCTTCCCGGGAACCTCGCGGTCAGCGGCCACCATCATGGGAGCCCTGCTGCTCGGCCTGTCGTCCTCGGCAGCGGCGGAGTTCTCGTTCTTCCTGGCCATCCCCACCATGTTCGCGGCCGGCGGCTACTCACTGCTCAAACACATCAACGAGATCGACTCCTCGCAGCTCCTGACCCTCGCCGTCGGTTTCGCGGTCTCCTTCATCGTCGCCTGGCTGGTGGTCAAGGTCTTCATGCGTTTCATCCAGACGCACCGGTTTACCTCATTTGCGATCTACCGGATCATCCTGGGAATCGTCGTGCTGGGATATTTCTTCGTGGAACGAGGTCGCGGGTAG
- a CDS encoding phosphatidylglycerophosphatase A — translation MMRRALMSGFGLGYAPVASGTFGSAGAVVIAFVLWLMARQVDSTPFVLNAAWVILTLGAGWVCVAYGSWAAQYYAGRSPKEGDPGQVVIDEFAGQWLSLVLIPLPSASLNRTLIALTLQFFLFRVFDVLKPPPGRRMEKLPAGWGILMDDLAAGVYANVIGQVVLRLIVAG, via the coding sequence ATGATGCGTCGCGCCCTGATGAGCGGCTTTGGACTCGGATACGCGCCGGTGGCGTCCGGGACGTTCGGCTCGGCCGGGGCCGTCGTGATCGCTTTCGTTCTCTGGCTGATGGCGCGGCAGGTGGACAGCACGCCGTTCGTTCTGAATGCGGCCTGGGTCATTTTGACGTTGGGGGCGGGATGGGTGTGCGTGGCCTATGGCTCGTGGGCGGCCCAGTACTACGCCGGACGCTCGCCCAAGGAGGGCGACCCGGGGCAGGTCGTGATCGACGAGTTCGCCGGCCAGTGGCTTTCGCTGGTCCTGATCCCGCTTCCGAGCGCGTCGCTGAACCGGACGCTGATCGCCCTGACCCTCCAGTTCTTCCTGTTTCGGGTGTTCGATGTGCTCAAGCCGCCGCCCGGGCGACGCATGGAGAAGCTGCCGGCGGGCTGGGGCATTCTCATGGACGATCTTGCTGCCGGGGTGTACGCCAACGTCATCGGGCAGGTCGTCCTTCGACTGATCGTGGCCGGCTGA
- the pgsA gene encoding CDP-diacylglycerol--glycerol-3-phosphate 3-phosphatidyltransferase has translation MRINLPNQITLGRLVLAIIFFVCLAQYDARAIVPSSGLLDWCTALFLVAALSDVVDGYLARRWNEVTSFGRVIDPFVDKILVIGGYVFLAGEGFVDPGGEMVSGVSGWMVVVILGRELLVTSLRGVTEAGGKAFGANLHGKAKMFLQSFTIVWILVTVAHPHGSPMLVQARPFVIYLMIAVTLLSGVSYVWAAKGVLSQTSVPTS, from the coding sequence ATGCGAATCAATCTGCCCAATCAGATTACACTCGGCCGGCTGGTGCTGGCGATCATCTTCTTCGTCTGCCTGGCACAGTACGATGCTCGGGCGATCGTGCCCAGTTCCGGCTTGCTTGACTGGTGCACGGCGCTGTTCCTGGTGGCGGCCCTCTCGGACGTCGTCGATGGCTACCTGGCCCGCAGATGGAATGAGGTCACGTCCTTTGGCCGGGTGATCGATCCGTTCGTGGACAAGATCCTCGTCATCGGGGGCTACGTATTCCTTGCCGGCGAGGGTTTCGTGGATCCCGGCGGGGAAATGGTTAGCGGTGTCTCCGGTTGGATGGTGGTGGTCATTCTTGGCCGCGAACTGCTGGTGACCAGTCTCCGCGGCGTGACTGAGGCGGGCGGAAAGGCATTCGGCGCCAACCTTCACGGCAAGGCCAAGATGTTCTTGCAGTCGTTCACCATTGTCTGGATCCTCGTCACCGTGGCCCATCCGCATGGTTCCCCCATGCTGGTGCAGGCCCGGCCGTTCGTGATCTACCTCATGATCGCGGTGACCCTTCTGTCCGGCGTTTCCTATGTGTGGGCCGCCAAGGGCGTCCTTTCGCAAACCTCGGTGCCCACTTCATGA
- the rimO gene encoding 30S ribosomal protein S12 methylthiotransferase RimO → MSTHGRSHRSSAGHCAPVRAGRVPEPSSLVRTSLGTDRPTTVAFVALGCAKNLVDSEKMLGQLAEAGVAITSDESDADVIVINTCGFLEASRTEGHEAIAQAVRQKTKGRCRRVVVAGCLVQRDGERLLADVPGIDALVGVHRREDVVKAVLEVGRGPRGRRSTARSEPALYLGKYHPHVDLDTARLRLTPRHYAYLRISEGCNQKCTFCTIPSIRGPLHSKPLDVILAEARELIADGALELNLIGQDTTSYGQDIGFTPGLAGLLRELDRLDGTRWIRLLYAYPSVFTDDMIAAIGECERVVKYVDIPLQHIHDRVLKAMHRRVTRAQTERLLERIRGRIPGVTIRTTFISGFPGETEAEFQELLDFVKGAGFSAVGVFPYSLEPDTPAGRMKGQLPAEEKEARANAIMEVQQQVAFAHAAAQVGRSFDVLVDGSADKGRFVGRHAGQAPEVDSVTYLTGRKLRSAQVIRVRCHRSDGYDLLARPMDDILPLLDGPR, encoded by the coding sequence ATGAGCACGCATGGCAGGAGCCATCGCTCCAGTGCCGGGCACTGTGCTCCCGTACGGGCCGGACGCGTACCCGAACCGAGCTCGCTGGTGAGGACTTCCTTGGGGACTGATCGACCGACGACCGTTGCCTTCGTGGCCTTGGGCTGCGCCAAGAACCTGGTGGATTCGGAGAAGATGCTTGGCCAGCTGGCGGAGGCCGGTGTTGCCATCACCAGCGACGAATCCGATGCGGATGTCATCGTCATCAACACCTGCGGCTTTCTGGAAGCGTCGCGGACCGAGGGCCACGAGGCCATCGCCCAAGCCGTCCGGCAGAAGACGAAGGGGCGATGTAGGCGCGTAGTCGTGGCCGGCTGTCTGGTTCAGCGTGACGGCGAGCGGCTGCTTGCGGACGTGCCCGGCATTGATGCCCTGGTCGGTGTGCACCGGCGCGAAGACGTGGTGAAGGCGGTCCTCGAGGTCGGGCGCGGTCCCCGGGGACGCAGGTCCACTGCACGGTCCGAGCCTGCTCTCTACCTGGGCAAGTACCATCCCCACGTGGACCTGGACACCGCTCGGCTGCGGCTGACTCCCCGCCACTACGCCTACTTGCGGATCAGCGAAGGCTGCAACCAGAAGTGCACCTTCTGCACGATTCCCTCGATCCGCGGACCACTGCATTCCAAGCCGCTGGATGTGATCCTGGCTGAGGCCCGCGAACTGATCGCCGACGGGGCCCTGGAGCTCAACCTCATCGGCCAGGACACCACCAGTTATGGTCAGGACATCGGCTTCACGCCGGGTCTGGCGGGCCTGCTTCGCGAGCTGGACCGGCTCGACGGGACTCGCTGGATACGCCTTCTGTATGCCTACCCTTCGGTCTTCACCGACGACATGATCGCGGCGATCGGTGAATGTGAGCGGGTGGTCAAGTATGTGGACATCCCTCTGCAGCACATCCATGATCGGGTGCTGAAGGCGATGCATCGCCGGGTAACCCGGGCTCAGACCGAGCGGCTGCTGGAGCGGATACGCGGGCGCATTCCCGGCGTGACCATCCGAACGACGTTCATCTCCGGCTTTCCCGGCGAGACCGAGGCTGAATTCCAGGAACTGCTCGATTTCGTGAAAGGGGCTGGGTTCTCGGCAGTGGGCGTCTTTCCCTACTCGCTTGAGCCGGACACGCCCGCGGGGCGGATGAAAGGCCAGCTGCCGGCCGAGGAAAAGGAGGCCCGGGCGAACGCCATCATGGAGGTTCAGCAACAGGTGGCCTTCGCTCATGCCGCCGCCCAGGTCGGGAGATCGTTCGACGTTCTGGTTGACGGCTCCGCCGACAAGGGCCGCTTCGTCGGCCGCCACGCCGGGCAGGCCCCCGAGGTTGACTCGGTCACCTACCTCACCGGCCGCAAGCTCAGATCCGCCCAAGTGATCCGCGTCCGATGCCACAGGTCTGATGGTTACGATTTGCTCGCTCGTCCGATGGATGATATCCTGCCTCTGCTTGACGGCCCTCGATAG
- a CDS encoding DUF547 domain-containing protein, with the protein MIDYEKLAASREPLDRFYALISVTGPSRTPDQLNSRTAKTAYWINTYNALVLLAVLQRYPCSTVYDLSMPVLEQDYRFMVDGKSRNMSEVEAEMLKDSSGDVRAMFATSRGALGTPRLMSEPYRPDYLESQLTQAALKALDNPDLCAVDHVGRSIFVWQNVLRREQEFVAYWQVRRRVRTAYLYNVLMDMASPNRQQAFQSAVGYQIRPIPFNRRLNKWPVDGSSTGGR; encoded by the coding sequence TTGATCGACTACGAGAAGTTGGCCGCTTCCCGCGAACCCCTGGACCGCTTTTACGCGCTGATCAGTGTTACCGGCCCGTCGCGCACGCCGGACCAGTTGAACTCGCGAACAGCGAAAACCGCCTATTGGATCAACACGTATAACGCTTTGGTGCTGCTGGCGGTCCTGCAACGTTATCCGTGCTCTACTGTCTACGACCTGTCCATGCCGGTGCTGGAACAGGATTATCGATTCATGGTCGATGGTAAATCGCGCAACATGTCCGAAGTGGAAGCGGAGATGCTCAAGGACAGCAGTGGAGATGTGCGGGCGATGTTCGCCACCAGCCGAGGAGCGCTAGGTACGCCGCGGCTGATGAGCGAACCCTATCGCCCGGACTACCTTGAGAGCCAACTGACACAAGCGGCACTGAAAGCCCTGGACAACCCGGATCTCTGCGCCGTGGATCACGTCGGCAGGTCGATATTCGTGTGGCAGAACGTCCTGCGCCGCGAGCAGGAGTTCGTGGCCTACTGGCAGGTGCGCCGGCGTGTGAGGACGGCGTACCTCTACAATGTATTGATGGACATGGCCTCACCGAACCGCCAACAGGCCTTCCAAAGCGCCGTCGGATACCAGATCCGGCCCATCCCGTTCAACCGCAGGCTCAACAAGTGGCCTGTCGACGGATCGTCAACGGGTGGCAGGTGA
- a CDS encoding M20/M25/M40 family metallo-hydrolase, with product MNSKLDIKVVEYIREAAKSEQFATYLKNTLVELVKFNTAPDDDLYASASREKAFFDWVEREVRQIAGQEIAVERPAVDPRIADDPAYSPPGYAAGPGGQVPPAGQVYAGRTNLLIQVPGKGPQSRAAAILHAHADVVSPWFGPREAGSRVFGRGSCDNKAQIAVILAELKLLGELRQKLGYELANGFVIQLAIDEEIGGNGSLSLSMDTRFARLPVLMLESTDLVPYCAHRGAVYYRCRLSSRGLPNVGAVEMFPLVVYQLEKEGRRIKEETNAPLFTPDHVQTNHGVLGPYGKHPGSVCDHVALELIARSGAKPERMAMKMGEFFEDALAEYVKVYGDKTKVTDSATGKLKVARHFDIKVLPNATTQNFRIDIYGKSGHMAAVADCDSAITKAAYMLGGLLRIAPNFPNIKATGRFADGGGDDQEIVLEGGQGFTPSHRMADIQDRMAAAARRGVESYCKLRRFKFDEAMVQMSFDRLHNDAYADTPDSVPMQALKAAFAAMGSPWPQPVAWQTSCDARIYHHKGHPVAIFGAGRLEAAHGEDEYVDIPDLQKALAVSTLATLALT from the coding sequence ATGAACAGCAAACTGGACATCAAAGTGGTGGAGTACATCCGGGAAGCCGCCAAGAGCGAACAATTCGCGACTTACCTCAAGAACACGCTGGTCGAGCTGGTGAAGTTCAACACCGCTCCAGACGACGACTTGTATGCCAGTGCGAGTCGAGAGAAGGCCTTCTTCGACTGGGTTGAACGTGAGGTGAGGCAGATTGCAGGCCAAGAGATCGCAGTCGAACGACCGGCGGTCGATCCGCGCATCGCCGACGATCCGGCCTACTCGCCCCCGGGATACGCCGCGGGGCCTGGCGGCCAAGTACCTCCGGCGGGCCAAGTCTACGCCGGCCGCACCAACCTCCTGATCCAGGTGCCGGGCAAAGGGCCCCAGAGCCGGGCGGCGGCCATCCTACACGCCCACGCGGATGTGGTTTCGCCCTGGTTCGGACCCAGGGAAGCCGGCAGTCGGGTTTTCGGCCGGGGTTCCTGCGACAACAAGGCTCAGATCGCCGTGATCCTGGCCGAGTTGAAGCTGCTCGGCGAGCTCCGCCAGAAACTGGGATACGAGCTGGCCAACGGCTTCGTCATTCAGCTTGCCATCGACGAGGAGATTGGCGGCAACGGTTCGCTGTCGCTGAGCATGGACACCCGGTTCGCCCGGTTACCCGTGCTAATGCTCGAGTCAACGGACCTTGTACCGTACTGCGCCCACCGCGGGGCGGTGTACTACCGCTGCCGGCTCTCCTCCAGAGGATTGCCCAACGTCGGGGCGGTCGAGATGTTCCCGCTGGTCGTCTACCAGCTGGAGAAGGAAGGCCGGCGGATCAAGGAGGAGACCAACGCCCCGCTGTTCACGCCCGACCACGTCCAGACCAACCATGGCGTGCTCGGGCCCTACGGCAAGCACCCGGGCAGCGTTTGTGACCACGTGGCTCTTGAACTCATCGCTCGCTCCGGGGCCAAACCGGAACGGATGGCGATGAAGATGGGCGAGTTTTTTGAGGACGCCCTGGCGGAGTATGTGAAGGTCTACGGTGACAAGACCAAGGTCACGGACTCGGCTACCGGCAAGCTCAAGGTCGCCAGGCACTTCGACATCAAGGTGCTGCCGAACGCGACGACGCAGAACTTCCGCATCGACATCTACGGCAAGAGTGGACACATGGCCGCGGTGGCGGACTGCGACAGCGCGATCACCAAGGCGGCCTACATGCTCGGCGGCCTGCTGCGGATCGCCCCGAACTTCCCGAACATCAAGGCTACCGGGCGATTTGCCGACGGTGGCGGCGATGACCAGGAGATCGTGCTCGAAGGCGGGCAGGGTTTCACGCCATCCCACCGGATGGCCGACATCCAGGACCGTATGGCCGCCGCCGCCCGGCGCGGCGTCGAGTCCTACTGCAAGCTGCGTCGCTTCAAGTTCGACGAGGCCATGGTGCAGATGTCGTTCGATCGATTGCACAACGATGCCTATGCTGACACGCCAGACAGTGTCCCGATGCAGGCTCTGAAGGCGGCCTTCGCCGCGATGGGCTCGCCCTGGCCGCAACCGGTAGCCTGGCAGACGAGTTGCGACGCCAGGATCTACCACCATAAAGGGCATCCAGTGGCCATCTTCGGTGCCGGCAGGCTCGAGGCGGCCCATGGCGAGGACGAGTACGTGGATATCCCGGATCTGCAGAAAGCCCTGGCGGTCAGCACCCTGGCCACCCTCGCGTTGACCTGA
- a CDS encoding alpha/beta fold hydrolase codes for MPTVIVRWIVLSAPMWTATTGVQAQAPAASEECRLLAPPLSWFDAWRQKTGEKTPDFASMRSWADLPPLLRFEDGSPVRTAEDWGRRRAELRRLLCDDILGHVPQEVPALAKAEIVREDKLAGGARREVRLTYSTRATTVPEVPVTIELLVPDGTGPFPVFMTQSTHRRVGLIGLARGYLVCIYPGGDGNDQGDKFAEAYPKADWGRLTRRAWLASRVLDYLVTLPEVRKDQIALTGHSRNGKQTMIAAALDERFTAVVSSSSGTGGDSPFRFVSETAFEESVEFMSRQQGTADWFHPRIRMFTGREDKLPTDIHALAALIAPRFCLFSTACNDDVTTTFAVERNYVANREVYRLLGKPEALRIRWREGGHEWNAQDAESYFDWFDRAFGRNPFEFPEQLFHAFAWSEWKAKQVSALLPPPTGKDARQAVLWALGEPPVSGIDPGGTYCREVAHESALMGREDGKPKEVTRLAISFGHNVRGDLFYHANVKDPMPCVIWLHPYSFSSGYTGGYMLGPRIYHSLAQRGYAVLAFDQLGFGRRLAEGRDFYGRYPRWSKLGKMVADVRAAVDFLTGKGGPAGPGQNGIELPPIDRTRVFCVGYSLGGTVGLYSAALDDRITGVASFAGFTPIRTDTDAKPTGGLRRLWEWHGLIPRLGLFHEREGELPYDCEDLLAMIAPRPCLIVSPIHDREASLSDVTACVAKARASWESKGAPAALTHLTPDDYNRFQGEQQRTVADWLEQSK; via the coding sequence ATGCCGACAGTGATTGTTCGATGGATCGTTCTATCCGCGCCGATGTGGACCGCAACGACCGGCGTGCAGGCCCAGGCCCCGGCTGCGAGCGAGGAGTGCCGGCTCCTCGCGCCACCGCTGTCGTGGTTCGACGCGTGGAGACAAAAAACGGGCGAAAAGACCCCGGATTTCGCGTCAATGAGGTCGTGGGCGGATCTGCCGCCGCTATTGCGGTTCGAGGACGGCTCGCCGGTGCGGACGGCCGAGGACTGGGGGAGACGCCGGGCCGAACTGCGCCGCCTGCTTTGCGACGACATTCTCGGGCATGTCCCGCAGGAAGTACCGGCCCTTGCCAAGGCCGAGATCGTTCGTGAAGACAAGCTGGCCGGGGGCGCGCGACGCGAGGTCCGGCTGACATACTCGACTCGGGCAACGACTGTCCCGGAAGTACCTGTTACGATCGAACTGCTGGTGCCCGACGGAACAGGCCCTTTCCCGGTCTTCATGACTCAGTCCACCCACCGGCGCGTCGGGCTCATCGGCCTGGCGCGCGGCTACCTGGTGTGCATCTACCCGGGCGGCGACGGCAATGATCAGGGTGACAAGTTCGCCGAGGCCTATCCCAAGGCGGATTGGGGCAGGCTCACCCGGCGAGCGTGGCTGGCCAGCCGGGTCCTCGACTACCTCGTGACCCTGCCCGAGGTGCGGAAAGATCAGATCGCCCTTACCGGGCATTCACGTAACGGCAAGCAGACGATGATTGCGGCCGCCCTGGACGAGCGTTTCACCGCGGTCGTTTCCAGCAGTTCCGGCACCGGCGGGGACTCCCCGTTCCGGTTCGTCAGCGAGACGGCATTCGAGGAGAGTGTCGAGTTCATGTCTCGCCAGCAGGGGACCGCCGACTGGTTCCATCCGCGAATCCGCATGTTCACCGGACGCGAGGACAAGCTGCCCACCGACATTCACGCCTTGGCTGCCTTGATTGCCCCGCGATTCTGCCTTTTCTCCACGGCGTGCAACGACGACGTGACCACGACCTTCGCCGTGGAGCGCAACTACGTAGCCAACCGCGAAGTCTACCGGCTGTTGGGCAAGCCGGAAGCTCTGCGAATCCGCTGGCGCGAAGGGGGCCATGAATGGAATGCCCAGGACGCGGAATCCTACTTCGATTGGTTCGACCGTGCGTTCGGACGGAACCCATTCGAGTTCCCGGAGCAGCTGTTCCATGCCTTCGCTTGGTCGGAGTGGAAGGCTAAACAGGTCTCCGCTTTGCTGCCGCCGCCAACCGGCAAGGATGCTCGACAGGCCGTTCTCTGGGCCTTGGGCGAGCCACCCGTGAGTGGTATCGATCCCGGCGGCACCTATTGCCGGGAGGTCGCCCACGAATCCGCCCTGATGGGCCGCGAGGACGGCAAGCCGAAGGAGGTGACTCGCCTGGCGATCAGCTTCGGGCACAATGTGCGGGGCGACCTGTTCTATCACGCCAACGTCAAGGACCCGATGCCTTGCGTCATCTGGCTGCACCCCTACTCCTTCTCCTCGGGCTATACGGGGGGGTACATGCTGGGCCCGCGAATCTACCATAGCCTGGCCCAGAGAGGGTATGCCGTCCTGGCCTTCGATCAGTTGGGCTTTGGCCGGCGACTGGCGGAGGGTCGGGACTTCTATGGGCGATACCCTCGTTGGTCGAAGCTGGGGAAGATGGTAGCGGACGTCCGGGCCGCGGTCGATTTCCTGACCGGCAAGGGCGGACCGGCTGGCCCGGGTCAGAACGGCATCGAATTGCCGCCGATCGACCGGACGCGCGTTTTCTGCGTCGGCTACTCGCTCGGCGGCACGGTGGGGCTGTACTCAGCGGCCCTGGACGACCGGATCACCGGTGTCGCTTCTTTTGCCGGCTTCACCCCGATACGAACGGATACCGATGCCAAGCCCACCGGGGGTCTCCGGCGACTGTGGGAATGGCACGGCCTGATCCCGCGACTGGGACTGTTCCATGAGCGCGAGGGCGAGCTGCCCTATGACTGCGAGGATCTCCTGGCCATGATTGCCCCTCGTCCGTGTCTGATCGTCTCGCCGATCCACGATCGGGAGGCCAGCCTGTCGGACGTCACCGCTTGTGTCGCCAAGGCTCGGGCATCGTGGGAGTCCAAGGGTGCTCCGGCCGCTCTGACCCACCTGACGCCCGACGACTACAACCGCTTCCAGGGCGAACAGCAGCGGACGGTTGCGGATTGGCTCGAGCAGTCGAAATAG
- a CDS encoding V-type ATP synthase subunit A, whose amino-acid sequence MTGKIAAVYGSLVIAETGDRVVQNSVGYCVRSDGVRLLSEVVRVRGRRADLQVFEDTRGLKVGNAVEFTREMLSVDLGPGLLGQVFDGLQNPLPQLAEKTGFFLQPGQYLPALPIDRSWSFAPAVKPGDLVVAGSTLGTVPEGIFTHQIMVPFGWQGTFTVEQIVADGDYTINQEIAVLSDLNGQGQTVTMQQRWPVKVPLNVSRRRLMPTEPLVTRVRIIDSMFPIVRGGTYCIPGPFGAGKTVLQQITSRNAEIDVVIVAACGERAGEVVDTLREFPELTDPRTGKSLMDRTIIICNTSAMPVAAREASVYTAATLAEYYRQMGLHVLMLADSTSRWAQAMRELSGRLEEIPGEEAFPAYLESRIAAFYERAGAIELRDGRIGTLTIGGTVSPAGGNFEEPVTQGTLKVVGAFHGLSRARSDARRYPAIDPLDSWSKYTGIIAPAKVRKARFLLSRGNEIRQMMTVVGEEGTSTDDFTDALLADLFDNCFLQQNAFDEVDGATPAERQVFAFDKMLEVVDVGYDFADKNEARAAIVRITDLFRNWNYAATDSAEYRRLLSEIDRFIATRGRQA is encoded by the coding sequence GTGACAGGCAAGATTGCAGCCGTCTATGGAAGCCTGGTGATCGCCGAAACCGGTGATCGCGTGGTGCAGAACTCGGTGGGTTACTGCGTGCGGTCGGACGGCGTGCGGCTGCTCAGCGAAGTGGTTCGGGTGCGCGGCCGGCGCGCCGATCTCCAGGTCTTTGAGGACACCCGAGGACTCAAAGTCGGCAACGCGGTCGAATTCACCAGGGAGATGCTTTCCGTGGACCTCGGTCCCGGGCTGCTCGGGCAGGTGTTCGACGGGCTCCAGAATCCGCTGCCGCAATTGGCGGAGAAGACGGGGTTCTTCCTTCAGCCGGGTCAATACCTGCCGGCCCTGCCCATCGACCGAAGCTGGAGCTTTGCCCCGGCGGTCAAGCCTGGCGATCTCGTGGTGGCCGGCAGCACGTTGGGCACGGTCCCCGAGGGCATCTTCACCCACCAGATCATGGTGCCGTTCGGCTGGCAAGGCACATTCACGGTCGAGCAAATCGTCGCCGACGGCGATTACACGATCAACCAGGAAATCGCGGTGCTGAGCGACCTGAACGGCCAGGGGCAGACGGTCACCATGCAGCAGCGCTGGCCGGTGAAGGTGCCCCTGAACGTCTCGCGCCGGCGGCTGATGCCCACTGAACCCCTGGTAACCCGTGTGCGGATCATAGACTCGATGTTCCCAATCGTGCGCGGGGGAACATACTGCATCCCCGGCCCGTTCGGAGCGGGCAAGACCGTGCTCCAGCAGATCACGTCGCGAAACGCCGAGATCGACGTGGTGATCGTGGCGGCCTGCGGCGAGCGGGCCGGCGAGGTGGTCGACACGCTGCGTGAGTTCCCGGAGTTGACCGACCCACGAACCGGCAAGAGCCTCATGGATCGCACCATCATCATCTGCAACACGTCGGCCATGCCGGTCGCGGCCCGTGAGGCATCGGTCTACACCGCGGCAACGCTCGCCGAGTACTACCGGCAGATGGGGCTTCACGTCCTGATGCTGGCCGACTCGACATCGCGATGGGCCCAGGCCATGCGCGAGTTGTCCGGCCGGCTGGAGGAGATACCCGGGGAAGAGGCGTTCCCCGCCTATCTGGAGAGCCGCATCGCGGCCTTCTACGAGCGGGCGGGAGCGATCGAGCTCCGGGATGGCCGTATCGGTACGCTGACTATCGGGGGCACGGTGAGCCCTGCGGGCGGCAACTTCGAAGAGCCGGTCACCCAGGGTACGCTCAAGGTCGTCGGGGCGTTCCACGGCCTGTCGCGGGCCCGCAGCGACGCCCGGCGGTATCCGGCGATTGATCCGCTCGATTCCTGGAGCAAGTATACGGGCATCATCGCCCCGGCGAAGGTCCGGAAGGCCCGCTTCCTGCTCTCGCGCGGGAACGAGATCCGCCAGATGATGACCGTGGTGGGCGAGGAAGGCACCTCCACGGATGATTTCACCGACGCCCTGCTGGCGGACCTCTTCGACAACTGCTTTCTCCAGCAGAACGCATTCGATGAGGTTGACGGGGCCACCCCCGCGGAACGACAGGTATTCGCCTTTGACAAGATGCTCGAGGTCGTCGACGTCGGCTATGACTTCGCGGACAAGAACGAAGCCCGTGCGGCCATCGTCAGGATCACCGATCTTTTCAGGAACTGGAACTACGCCGCCACCGACAGCGCGGAGTACCGGCGACTGCTGAGCGAGATCGATCGATTCATCGCCACCCGAGGGCGCCAGGCATGA